The Thermosipho japonicus region CAAAAGGTTATATTTACATTAGAGGAGAATACTATGGCTCCATTGAAAATGTTAAAAAGGCTATAAATGATGCATACGAATATGGATTTTTAGGTGAAAATATACTCAATAGCGGTTTTAATTTTGATCTTTCAATACGTTTAGGTGCTGGGGCATACATTTGCGGAGAAGAAACTGCATTGCTTGAATCAATTGAAGGGCATGCTGGAAGACCTAGGTTAAAACCCCCATTTCCACCTCAAAAGGGGTTATTTGGAAAACCAACGGTTATTAATAATGTAGAAACTCTTGCCAATGTACCACAAATAATTCTAAATGGCGCTGAATGGTTCAAGCAAATTGGAACAGAAAATTCACCTGGAACTAAGGTATTCTGTTTCGCAGGTAATTTAAATAATAGAGGAATTGTTGAACTACCAATGGGTGTTACTGTAAAAGAACTTTTAATATATGCTGGCGGAATTTCTGGTGGAAAACTTAAAATGGTTCAAACTGGTGGAATTGCCGGTACCTTCATAGATGAAAGTAAATTAAATGTTCCACTTGATTATGATTCATTCTCAAAATACGGTGTAAGCCTTGGTTCTGGAGTCATACTAGGTGTTAATGATTCACATTGTGTTGTTGATATTGCTAAAAACGTAATGGAATTTTTCAGGCATGAATCATGTGGGAAATGTACACCTTGTAGAGAAGGAACAAAAATTGCAGTAGAAATTCTTGAAAAAATGTCAAAATTTGAAGCAACTATGGATGATCTAGAACACTTGATTGAAATATCAAATGTAGCAAAAGAAGCAGCTTTGTGCGGTTTAGGCCAAAGCTTCCCTGTGCCATTACTTTCATTAATAAATAACTTTAAAGAAGAGTTTGAAATGCACATAATTGATAATGTCTGTCCAGCAAACCTATGTAAAAAAGTTGAAAAGAAAAAATCAAGAAAATTAACTATCTAAAATAAGATTCATTTCAAAATAATGCATGGCTTCGAGTATTCGAAGCCATGTTATTAAAAAAATAAGATTAAAAATTGTTTTTACACATATCATACAAAAAGTTTTAATTTTTAAAAAAAACAAAACGCCCACTATAAGTGGGCGTTTTTGATTATCTTCTTTCTTTTTTTCCTCTTTTTTTATCAAGTCTTCTTCTGTATTCAGAAAGCTTTCTATCACTATCTTTCATAAACTTTGCAAGCTTTTTTTCAAAATCATTGTTTACTTTCTTTTCTTCACTTTTTCCTTCACTGCTGTTAGCTGAAGTATCTTTTAGAGTTAATTCCCATTTCCCATCTCTAGTT contains the following coding sequences:
- the nuoF gene encoding NADH-quinone oxidoreductase subunit NuoF, with amino-acid sequence MKPITILVSVDSNSILLGAKEFVKVFKNLIEEFNLSNLVEVLETGTMGNYSGVTVAIMPDNVYYSVSSVSDVKKVFEEHILKGRKVLDLEISPNELISKKESITKEYKIVTRNIGKIDPKNIDEYIANDGYFALAKALSMKPEEIINEIKESGLRGRGGAGFPTGLKWEFAYKTDSDQKYIVCNADEGEPGTYKDRLIMEGDPHSIIEAMVITGYAVGATKGYIYIRGEYYGSIENVKKAINDAYEYGFLGENILNSGFNFDLSIRLGAGAYICGEETALLESIEGHAGRPRLKPPFPPQKGLFGKPTVINNVETLANVPQIILNGAEWFKQIGTENSPGTKVFCFAGNLNNRGIVELPMGVTVKELLIYAGGISGGKLKMVQTGGIAGTFIDESKLNVPLDYDSFSKYGVSLGSGVILGVNDSHCVVDIAKNVMEFFRHESCGKCTPCREGTKIAVEILEKMSKFEATMDDLEHLIEISNVAKEAALCGLGQSFPVPLLSLINNFKEEFEMHIIDNVCPANLCKKVEKKKSRKLTI
- a CDS encoding S1 RNA-binding domain-containing protein; the encoded protein is MEVGQVVKGKVVEILKFGANVELKDGEKAFVHISKIAPTYVKAVSDHLSVGQEVEGKIVGKTRDGKWELTLKDTSANSSEGKSEEKKVNNDFEKKLAKFMKDSDRKLSEYRRRLDKKRGKKERR